The stretch of DNA GGTCGTCGTCCGAGAGCTCGCGCATGCCGTGACCTCCGTTGGCCAGGACCTGCGTGCACCGCGTCGTCGCGCTGCCCGCCGTCGCCTGTTTCCGGACCGGCTCCGGTGCCGGTTCGGGTTCTGCTGCGACGGTACGGCGGCCCCCTGCCGACATCGTCGGACTTCGGACCTAGGGCAGCACGGGGCCCCGGTGCCGCTGTGCGGCCCGGGGCCTGGTCACCGGACGGACGTCAGTGGGTCTGCTCGGCCACCTTCCGGCGCACCTCGTCCATGTCGAGCGCGCGCGCCTGGGCGATCAGGTCGTCGAGGGCCCGACCGGGCAGCGCGCCCGCGTCCTCGAACAGCAGCACGCCGTCGCGGTAGATCATCAGCGTCGGGATCGCGCTGATGCCCAGACGACCGGCGAGCGCGTGCTCGGCCTCGGTGTCCAGCTTCGCGAACGTGATGTCAGGGTTCTTCTCGGAGGCCTTGCTGAACACCTGGGCGAACATCCGGCACGGTGCGCACCAGGAGGCCCAGCAGTCGACCAGGACGATGCCCTCGGCGTCGACGGTGGGCTGGAACGTGCTCGCGGTGAGGTCGACGGTCGCCATCAGGGATCCCGCTCAGCGCGCCACGCGGTCGGCCGGCCGCGTCGACAGGTGCAGGGCCTTGTACAGCGGGCAGAACCCGACGGCGGCGGTGCCGGCCAGCAGCGCGGCCAGGACGATCAGCACCACGCCGAGCGCGCTGCCGACCCCGACCTGCAGCAGGACGACCACCAGGACGACGGCCGCGACCGCTCGCACGATCCGGTCGGTGGAACCCATGTTGCGTGGCACGACGAGCCTCCAGTCTCCGCCGAGTCGGCACCGG from Cellulomonas sp. NTE-D12 encodes:
- a CDS encoding thioredoxin family protein, whose amino-acid sequence is MATVDLTASTFQPTVDAEGIVLVDCWASWCAPCRMFAQVFSKASEKNPDITFAKLDTEAEHALAGRLGISAIPTLMIYRDGVLLFEDAGALPGRALDDLIAQARALDMDEVRRKVAEQTH
- a CDS encoding YgaP-like transmembrane domain, with translation MPRNMGSTDRIVRAVAAVVLVVVLLQVGVGSALGVVLIVLAALLAGTAAVGFCPLYKALHLSTRPADRVAR